One Chanodichthys erythropterus isolate Z2021 chromosome 10, ASM2448905v1, whole genome shotgun sequence DNA segment encodes these proteins:
- the phf24 gene encoding PHD finger protein 24, protein MGVLMSKKQQVEKVQKCSVVVSAFKEGLKDRAAPAATAQTEEVITENGDESAEASHQANKDHTEQKDMDSKPGSSPNQQASASSIEEHKANQEAWGRLRDGKGVEPEDLKKAHQLTPPAFVRPKREVNDDQPVDVSLGQTEQPVNDEMCEVCEVWTADDLYPCRTCTRVFHDGCLQEMGCLSTEALQEMRETAHTTTGWSCYYCDNVNLLLTEEEMYSLMETFKQCKIIPESCLVSDELLQYRHFVTKQLFERDLTDEEEEEVLAQFAALDPEKKGQIEWSDFLYHESLSVLQKFRTENSLVRILTAKERDRARAIFQSVDQDKDGIITAGEAKRAQTSWFHKINKESQSCNVRLMGLCSPLFSMGISHVGPISESSPASSSSERSRDKAMENDNRPVTWDNFVRESAIYILAARPNSSAMHIRLPL, encoded by the exons ATGGGTGTGCTGATGTCCAAGAAGCAGCAGGTGGAGAAGGTGCAGAAGTGCAGTGTGGTGGTGTCAGCATTTAAAGAAGGTCTGAAGGATCGGGCGGCCCCAGCAGCTACGGCCCAGACTGAAGAGGTCATAACCGAGAATGGGGATGAATCTGCTGAAGCATCCCACCAGGCTAACAAAGATCACACTGAACAGAAAGACATGGACAGCAAACCAGGGTCATCACCAAATCAGCAGGCCTCAGCTTCGTCCATAGAGGAGCATAAGGCCAATCAGGAGGCTTGGGGGCGTCTCCGTGATGGGAAGGGTGTGGAGCCTGAGGATCTAAAGAAGGCACATCAGCTCACTCCTCCGGCGTTTGTGCGGCCAAAGAGAGAGGTCAACGACGACCAACCGGTAGACGTCTCGCTTGGGCAAACAGAGCAG CCCGTCAATGATGAGATGTGTGAGGTCTGTGAGGTTTGGACGGCAGACGATCTGTACCCCTGCCGGACGTGCACGCGGGTCTTTCACGACGGCTGTCTGCAGGAGATGGGCTGCCTGAGCACTGAAGCCCTGCAGGAAATGAGAGAGACAGCCCACACCACCACCGGCTGGAGCTGCTATTACTGC GATAATGTGAACCTGCTGCTTACTGAAGAAGAGATGTACAGTCTGATGGAAACCTTCAAGCAGTGCAAGATCATTCCAG AGTCGTGCCTGGTGTCAGATGAACTCCTGCAGTACAGGCACTTTGTGACCAAGCAGCTCTTTGAAAGAGACTTGACtgatgaggaggaagaggaagttcTGGCCCAGTTTGCTGCTCTGGATCCAGAGAAGAAGGGTCAGATTGAGTGGTCTGACTTCCTCTACCACGAGTCACTTTCAGTGCTGCAGAAGTTCCGGACTGag AATTCGTTGGTGAGAATCCTCACAGCGAAGGAGAGGGATCGGGCACGGGCCATATTTCAGAGTGTAGACCAGGACAAAGATGGGATCATTACTGCTGGAGAAGCTAAAAGAGCCCAAACCTCCTGGTTCCACAAGATTAACAAAGAATCACAGTCCTGCAATGTCAG ACTCATGGGATTGTGTTCCCCTTTGTTCAGTATGGG TATCAGCCATGTTGGTCCAATATCTGAGAGCAGTCCTGCCAGTTCCAGCAGCGAGAGAAGCAGAGATAAAGCCATGGAGAATGACAACag